The DNA window ttcctgccctcttatggcatgggtagatcctttcgcccgaaaagctaaaagaacgatttttcaaacttagggtagttgctgctaattgcttgctcaaaattcaaaactcttttcccactcttttcaaaatcaaattcaaaaaggctacacttatttacaagctaaagtccttattcaaaatctcttcaaacttttcaaacaaacaaagtgagctaagcaattaagagcccatggataaccatggatacaaagggtgccttacaccttccctttgtataacttaccccccgaactcaaatttctttaaaaggttttttctgttcttttagcctttcattaatttggataaaataaaagtcagtggcgactcttgctatccgcaacatttcaaataaagtcagttcaccgtattacacataccatgcaacttcccagtgttggcgtcagcacaccttgctaaatttgaagaataACCGTCGGacattctcaattcttttaaccatcgacaaaccgctttaccttcttgggaggtcagactgaaacaagccttcggtttcaataatttcccatttggttgaggcttcaactccaactcttttcgattgcaccatttttccatgtcatgtctagccttctcattatctttcatcttgtctttaacatccatcacagtgttaaatacattatcaaaaaaattcttctcaatatgcataacatctagattatggcgcaaaaaattatctttccaatatgaaagatcccaaaatatacttctcttTGTCCAATTGTGATCGACCCCATATCCTTCAATTCTACATGCCTTTCAAGTATCTGTAATTTTTGGTAGCCCACAAACTTTGTCCCATACAGCACCTGGTGGCAATCGGGGCGGAGGCATATCTGTTACCTGTTTGTCTTTCATGAAATTTGTCTTGTTCTTTCTATACGGATGATTTTTTGGTAGaaatctgcggtgacagtcaaaccacgagcttttccccccTTTATCCAACGTAAACGCCTTCGTCTCTTTCATACAATGCGGGCAACCCATTCTGccatgtgtaccccaaccagacaacatgccatatgctggaaagtcgttgatggtccacatcaaggcaACCCATTCTGCCATGTGCCAACGttggttttagttttttaatataaaaaactttTAGTGACGTTattatcacgtcgcaactcacttttttgagccacgtgataatcacgtcgcaacatttggTGGCTATATCACACTTTTCTTGTAGTGAGTGTATGCTGAGGACATACTATTAGGTTGGCATGACTTGACGTAGTTCAACATACTCAAAGATGCACTCCACTCCACTTGTATGCAACAAGAACTTAGGACAAATAAAGTTCTTTTTGAAATTGGAAATTGATCACTCATCACAAGATATTTTCTTATGTCAAAGGAAACACTTCTTGAGTTGGAGCTTTTTAAAGAGTTAGTTATTCAGAAGCTAAATTATATTCAGGGTCccttaagttaattaattataaCAAGTACGTCATTTGAGTCCTTATACGTTAACTAACACCTGACACCTGTATCATTGATCTTTTTCGCAAACTCCTTTTCAAAAATGATGAAGTGAGACACTAATAGTATTGATATGTCACTTAACATAGTTTATAGACTATCATTAGATCATAtaataaaattctcataaaattacaCGAAGTGTAAAATAAGAAGAAATATTAATAGGattaattttttcataatttttggaccaaaaacaaatttaatatgaattttagaaattaagataaaattaataaaacaaaataaaggagAAAAAAATCCGGTGCGCGCATTAATTAACATAAAACATGTAgcgaaaaaatataaaaaactgcCCAGAGGTAATTTAgccttatttaattattgttacttAATTGGCTCTCTCATCTCAACTTATATATAAACgtctattataatatttttagctttcaatatttttctctaaattgtccatgaaactaagaagttctgttaattaaaaaaacaataataataaaaaatatattaagtaaAATCTCTATGAAACTTTGGAAAACAATATATTACGAAAAGGACCAAATAACTCTTATATTTACTTTTCTATTTTAAGGCACGTGGATTTTTTATAGGATACATATATGTATTTGCTTAgaaaacataaatatttttttattaaattattagtgAAGTTATTGTCTAATAATATTCAAGCTacttatttaatataaatatcgttctatttttttgttgtatctttatattttttaaacaaactcttaaatattttaaattattctaaaatatttttataaaataagtcaatgtatatattaattaaataaatttaaaatatattttttatattaaattaaattagaattttAGTCTCACAATTTTACTTAATTCACAAAATTAATCTCTATTCTAAATTCAAACAGTTTTTATATCtctctcacttttttttttatacgaaattgattaaatattcgtttttcaatttatattttgataaaaaaaacttattttttctttaaggTTTCACAATATATTTATATACGTTTATTTGTCATGTTTTAAAAGAAATTTGTCATTGATAACATCAATAATTTTAAGTGCAAAATTAGAAGGGGTCAAACCtgttgaaaattaaaatagagaGACCAATTTcgtgaataaaataaaagagactacttatatatgattttttatgTGTGATTTATACtagttttcaataaaaatatgacaaatatataaCTTACACATATACAATTTTCTCCTATTTGCActctttaaataatattaaagtatatttgtcatattttcatgaCAAATATCATAAACCTCACCTAAGAAATTGTAGGTATATTTCTCTTAAAATAAATTAGGTGGACTAAAAGTGTAATTAAGTCTATATATTAAAACaagaataaaaatttataatataatgaAATTAATTAGTATTAAAATAATTTGGACAAATATTTGAGattaaagaaatagttaaaattcaaaattttaatatgaccaaaataaaattaataaaaaaattgtaagcACATTTTACATTGAACTTaggtttctatttttttaattaatttttgcaaATATTTAATTGAGTATATAATAGAGAAAAATAtaatatgaataaatatttatattaatcaaCTAACTAATAAAATTTAGTattcttcttataatttataaatgaaaATATGAATCCTTATAATATCATAATTAGATTATGCATggattttagaagaaaaaaagttATTATTTAATTCATCACCATATACTTTTTTTCATTACTTTTAAATTGtagtatttaaattttattttttttaacatctCAAACATTATACTTCATTTTGTAACTATCAATAAATGTGGCTCatttgtgtttatttaattaaaatacaaaataaatatttgtaaatgataattataaaaataataatatataattgtcACATATTTATAAAGAACATATAAAATTATAGGTTTAATGAAAATACACAAACAGTGTAAACAAGTTTTACAATATCTtacaataaaaatatatcaatctGCCAAGATATACAATTAATTAAAAAGTTTCATTTAATGTGGTAGAATATATGATTATCATTAATTCTTTCGTGTAAGTGTAATTATCATTAAtttgataatataattttttttttacactgtctatatatatcattctttttctttatgTGTGAGACAAATATTTATAGGTTAACTTAAGAAAATACTGacaaatttttgacataaaataaattcaaaacacatttgtatatataaaaatatgtgataaatatatatcattgaattgaatatatataaaaaacacaACACAAATTTTTCATCAATAAATAAATAGCCTATAAATCATAAACTGTAACATCTttaacttttgaaagaaaaattttTTTCCCAGTATTTTCCTATAAAGAACTCtaatataattcttttttatttgtcatatcatgattttCATGTTATTCTTTGTAAATGattcactaaaaaatattattacaaGGATAATTCATATAATAGATATttctttattataaataaataaaatttattttatatgtcatagacaaaaaataaaaaatttataatatttattataattaattataaaaattatatacgAGAGAAATTCTTGTCtttaaaaattactaataatactaGAACAATATTTAAATCCCTAACAGCTATAAAAAAGCGTGGCCAAATTGTTTTTAATAAGTATTAAAAAGAGAATTTATTTGTAGACTCCCTTATGGGGAGAATCTCCAGCGAAAACTTAAATATACTCCTATTtaagaaatgcattttcgaagtaattttttttctagATTTTCTCAGAATtgggaaatgcatctccaaaaatatcaaatgtgagtgttttcggagatgcattttcgaaaacactttttcacattttttggtgttttcggagatatatCTTCGAAATAtgcaaaaattgttttttttctaaacaacgtttagtcccgtatttttaattaaacgacaACGCTTGCAGTAAACAATGcttgatataaataaaatataacccgaataaaataagcaacatattagcataaaatactaatattatatatacaacTAATAATATACGAAAGTGTACGTAAATGTCAAGAAATATAAACTGAATACAATAAAGTCAAAGAAAAATAAACCGGAACCccctactgagtatgcctaaccctaactccctgggacctcctctgcctcgtATATGCCGCCGCACCGTCCGTgtcaccgaccatcctctccacgaCGGCGATTGCCTCTGGACCGCCGTGCTCAATGATACCTCGGTCCAATgcatcccgcccaagcatctctattcgCTGACGTATCGGCAGGAGATCAGtgacatggtcatcctcggcctgctggttctccaggatctcctcgtgtgctagCCTAGGAGCTCCGGGTGCGTCAGGTATCAACAGAGGATGTGACACGCGATAAAACCATGTTACGTATGCATCAACACAATGCCACTCTTGGATGGCCTGCATACGCCGATACTCCTCTGGGAACAAATGATGCGCCCAATCCTCAAAATAGCAGTGAGCTTCACTTGGGTAActctgtcgggagcagcctcaaagggtgacttTGGTATCAGCTGCACACGTCCAAACAGCCTCATGCACTACTCAggcagatacctcaccatggtgttgccctgcatgccaaccagccaaagTATAACGCGATGCAGTCAAATGGGACAACAGTAGTGTAGTCACTTAACGGCGTCCAACGAATGTCATCGCGGGTTGTGCGATCGAGGTACACACGATATGGTAGCACTGCGTTGTTCCCCTTTTGGAGAACGTATCGAGCGGTCATGGGCAAGTCATCGGTGTACGCAGAATCAAcggcgaagccgtggatgcgggggaagtaggagatgatccaaacCTGAGACACAAATACAATAATATGTTAAATATAAAaatgaaccataaataaatgtgtaacaattaaaagaaaatataccgTCAGGAGTGTGCAACATCCAGTCAACtgtctggtcctccagttggaggtttcattcagcttctggtataggtataccagaatagctgacccctaGTTCCACAGGTGAATGGtagtcaggtccatgaagtagcggagataAGTCACGTACGTCGACGCATGTTGCACTCTTGTTcacaaagagtgcagtgcctaccaagaacatgaaccagcaTCCAGAGAGCGCAGACACGGTGATACTCCGTAAAAAGCTCGTCTCCCTCTGCTCGAACTCGGCCGCCGCACTAGGTGGTTCTCATACAGCTCTCTCAAGCTGGAGATCCGGATATGGGCCCCACTCGTCACTCTGCACTCATAGTCAGCCATGTttgggtccatacccagatagtcGATCATCCACTCGATCGCCTCGACCCTCTAGATCCGGGAATGGTGCAGCAGCCTccctctgatcggcaggtggagcagacagtgaacatcgtgcaaggtgattgtcaactccccaaccggtaagtggaaagaagatgtCTCCTTATGCCACCGCTCCACGAAAGCCCCCTGGATGTCGTGGCTGATAGtggtatacccggtcatgcacaacccacAGAGCGCGGAAGCAGTCACCACATCGTTAAACCAttgcgcctctggtttaaagaaatcaaaaatatttcgcgcgtggttcaccatttttagcGCCGCCCTTTCTTGttacaataaaaacaaaaacaaaaaagattgttAAGTAGATCGtgaagaaaatgtgaaataaaaagctaaataaaaaacggttaaataataaagtcggttaaattaataaaatacctctccctctcaGACACGTCGaacgacgtgctcgtggtaggaaatTAACACGGAAATGTCCCTAGGACTCCCCGGGAAgccatcctcctcctcctcctcttcctccCCGTGCGGAAGGTCAGCATCATGTATCTCCTTTGtatctcacctcctcctcctcccgtacCTCCTCCTGCCGGGAAGAAGACACCCGAACCAGcagactcctcgatccagatgaggaACCAGTCTCATCCATCTGGACGGGTACTTGTACTCTACCCTGTCCTTGCGTCGATGCCACTTGCGCCGTCAGCTTGCGTCTAGCCGACGTTGTCTGTGTCTCTCTGCCATGTCTAATTCATGCGGGGTTGCCTGCCATTTTCCTGAAGAATTGAAATTcataagaatgcgaaacaataaaaaaacatttttggttAAATTCGAAACTTTATTTCCAAAACTGGTCTGGAAGGTGTTTAcgaaaatgtacttccgaaacccTCTTCGACCTCCATTTTTGCAGAACCTTCCCGGTTTGTCCTAAGTGGTTCAAAATGCAATTTTTCTATCTAACTATACTCAATGACATATAATAACTTAAATATACTATATTGTACTAATTTCTAACAcccctaatatcaattttaatcataAATTTCAAGTTTAGAAAACTTACAGATTTGAGGTGTTGTTGAAGGTGCTTTAGAAGTGGTCTTTGAATGTTGGATAACAATGAAATGTTGTTTTCAAGTAGCCTTTGTAGTGTGCTTCTGCAAATGCTTGAGAAATCCAGAAAATTTGAGGAGACAATTTTGTTTAAACAGTCGACACAcatattttttcggaaatgcatttccggagtggtgttttcagaaatgtatttccaaaatcatatttttttagataaaaaagtgtttccgaaatgtatttccgaaataaaagGGGCATTCTGGGAAATTCGCCGACCAAAAAGAGTaggggtctataaagaaattctcatttaaaaaataaaaaatgaatatttgatccACAAAACTAATGGGCCAAAATGTAAAACCCTAATAACATAAGGTAAAACCTAGTCTCTCTCCGTCTTTCATGACCTAACACATTCTGATGGCGTCCGAAAACCCGAAAGCAGAGAGCGCGCTAGAGGATTCAAAGGTAGAGGCAATAACCAAAGCCGTAGATTCTCTCCTGAAATGGCACAAATCACGATCAGAAACGGAAAAACCCAAATTGTTCGAAGAAGAAGACTTCATCTACCTCGTCTTAACCCTCAAGAAGATTCCCACAAACGGCCGCGTGAACCCTCACAAGATCCCCATACCTCACTCCCTCCTCTCTCCGTCATCGGAGCAATGTCTCATCATCGACGACCGTGCCAACAAGCCCGCACGTCTCACCAAAGATGAGGCTAAGAAGAAGATTCAGTCTGAGTCCATTCCTATTTCCAAGATTCTCAAGCTCTCCAAGCTCACCACGGATTATCGCCCGTTTGAGGCCAAGCGTAAGCTGTGTAATTCCTATGATTTGTTTTTTGCTGATAAGACTGTTGTGCCTTTGCTGCCGAGGTTGCTTGGGAAGCAGTTTTTTAAGAAGAGGAAGGTTCCGGTGCAGcttgatttgaagaagaagaactgGAAGGAGCAGATTGACAGAGCGTTATCTTCCGCGCTGCTGTTTTTGAGGACTGGGACTTGTAGTGTTTTGAAGGTGGCCAAGATGAGTATGGAGAGGGATCAGATTGTGGAGAATTTGGCTGCTGCTATGGAGGGGGTTGTTGAGGTTTTTCCCAAGAAATGGGGGGTTGTTAGGTCTTTTCATGTTAAGTTGTTGGATTCGGTTGCGTTGCCGGTTTATCAGGTGGTGCCGGATGTTAGGTTGAAGATTGAGGGGGTTAAGGATTTGGAGGCTGCGCTGGTGAAGGATGAGAAGAAGGTTCGTGATGGGAAGGACGGGAAGAAGAGTAAGAAGGGGAGGATTCATGAGATTAAGTATATGGATGATAGAATGAGTGAGGAGGGTGATGTTCGTAGTGATGTTGATGTCGATGTTGCTGAtattgatattgatgatgatgctGTTGGTGGTGGTGATAAGTTAGATGGTGATCACGAGAACGGTGAGATTGAGAGTGGAGGGATTAGGAttaagaagaggaagaaaggaGTTAAAGGGAAGAAAGAGGCTTTGAGTGAGGCAGGAAGTGTGAAATCGTTGAAGGGTTCTGCTAAGAGGAAGAAGAAAGATGTGTTAGAGACTGTGAATGCTGCAGAAGAAGAAGGTTCGGACAAGAAGACAAAGAGAGCGGCTTTGAGTGAGGCGGAAAGTGTGAAATCGTTGAAGGGTTCTGctaagagaaagaagaaagatgTGTTGgagaatgtgaatgtgaatgtaaaTGTAAATGCTGCAGAAGAAGGTTCCATCAAGAAGGGCAAGGATAAATTATTCACTGAGGACGCTGGTTCGGACAAGAAGACAAAGAGAGCGGCTTTGAGTGAGGCGGGAAGTGTGAAATCTTTGAAGGGTTCTGctaagagaaagaagaaaaatgtgTTGGAGACTGTGAATGTGAATGTAAATGCTGCAGATGAAAGTTCCGTCAagaagggaaaggataaattATTCACCGAGGACGCTGGTTCGGACAAGAAGACAAAGAGAGCTGATGTGAAGGTAAAGGGTAGGAAAAGTTAGAAAGTTGTATGATCCGGCTCTTGATGTTGGAATGATTTTGTTGTTACTGTTTATTGCTTGCTGTGGCTGTGTTGTATTGCCTGATGAGTTCTCTGgcagattttgaattttgaattttgagaattttggtATTTAATGGGTTTTATTTTTGGTTATAATGTTGCTTACTGATTCAAATGTACTCTGTTTAAGCTTTAGATTGGTTCTCTATAGGCAAAATTATCGAAATATTGTTTCTCATTTCGTAATGATATGAGTTATTTAGATACCTATTGTTAGGCAAAATTATAGAAATATTGTTTCTCATTTCGTAATGATATGAGTTATTTAGATACCTATTGTTAGGCAAAATCAAATCCGTGCTGTTCTGCATGTTCTGTTTCTCAATTTGATAACCCCCCACAAATCGTGTGTTTCCTTTTGATCAAAACCAAAGCTCTCGAAGTTGACTAAATGAATGTTAACAATGGTGAAAATGAACTCTATGCAAGTGTGGTAACTAACTGGTGCAgtatttcaattttttcaaataGAAGTTACATTAGTATTAGAAAACTCGATATGTCCATAATCTCATACTTGGACAGCTTTTTAAGAAATGCTTGGTGTTTTGTAATCCACCATGGTATCTTATTCTTATCAGTTATGATAAGCTGTACTTGTCCATTAAATTGTGCACAAGTCAAAAACAGTGGGATGATAATGTTATTGAATTCATGGAAGTGGTTTCCAGCAGGCAGTAGAGAATATTACTGCTGGATTACTTACACTACACATTGCAAATGCATCAGTTTTCCAAGCATAGGATCTTATAATCCATGACACATTTTTAGCCAAACTGTTTGTTTTGTGTGACACAACACAAATAGAAGAGGAATTTCATTGCACTCGGATATCTCCTTGGGTTTGGCAATATTCTGTTCTTGCTTCTGAAACACACTGGTTGTTGCTCTTGCTCTACATTTCTTGTTTCTAATTTTTcaactgaaaaataaaacaatgatCAAGCCATTGTGGTTGTTGTTCTTGCTCTAGATTTCTTGTTTCTAATTTTTcaactgaaaaataaaacaatgatCAAGCCTTGCATATATAAGATCTTTGAGAATATCATtcactttaaaaataattttacctTCAGCTTTTGTTGGAGAGATGCTGGTTTCATTGAAGAGAGTCCTTGTTGCATTGTCTTCAACTGCAAAACAAAAAAGTTTCTGTCAAAATCATTAGCCTAAACTGTCCTTTTATGATTTATACTCCTCCTAGTGTACTAAGTAGTGTGCATTTACTTTCTTGATGGAAATTAAGTTGGTTGAGGTGTTCATTTACTTAAACCACAAGTATATCTGATCTGAACTTGCTCTTACTAATATGAATTTGTTTTTACCTTTAGCTATTTATTAGCAGGGTTCTTTGTACAAGTCTTTCATCTGAAAAATGAACTTGCTGTTACTAATATGAATTTGTTTTTACCTTTAGCTATTTATTAGCAGGGTTCTTTGGTACAAGTCTTTCATCTGAAAAATGAGATATTCACATACAGGGTTAATGGTCTATCTTAAATAAATCCTTTTAACCTTACTAAGATTCAGGAAATCTTACCTTCAATCATATATTGAGAATTGCCAGTGCTTTCAACAAGTATTTCTGTTACAATGTCTTCAACAGTAGAGCAAcgaatcatcacataatcatataCTGTTAGAATCATTTGGCTTAAAAACTATATAGTATTCTTACCACAAAAAGCTCTACCGTGTTAACCGTATTGAAATTCAGAATATTAATGTCTTTGGATCTGTTAATTTATGCTCATCTATTAAAATAAGCACTTATGATATTGTTTGGGTgagaaaatttatgaaaataacttaTTATGACATGTTCATAAACTATTCTCAACGTTTTTTCCATAAATTGATAAGCGTTCATGTTACAAGTACTTAGTTGAGTTGTATATCCAAAATGGAGttataaatctttttcttaccgtTGGCTATTTTTAGAGAGCCACCTGTGTCGTTGACCAATAGAAAAGTACCGTTGGCTATTTTTAGAGAGCCACCTGTGTCGTTGACCAATAGAAAAGAAACGATAGTTGCGTAGGAGGTTGTGGGAGAGAGGAGTAGGCatcacatctttttttcaaatGTAAGTGTTTTGCATGTGTTTTGGTAGGTGTTTCATCAGCTCTGCACAATGATAGTTGGCAGCACATGAGTCAGTTTGAAAATCTGCAGGGTGGGGGAAAATCGACGTCTTTAATGCTACTTGTGTTGTGGTGCGCGTGTATTTGGTGCATATGGAAGGCTAGGAACCATAAAATCTTTCGAAACGAAGAAATTCAGATCATCAAGGTGATAGAGGAAGCAAAAATTTATTCTTGGAAATGGCTTAAGATAAAATCAAAGTGGATGAAGGATGACTTTGCACTGTGGTGTTTAAATTCTAAGGCCTGCCTCAGTTTAGTGGCAGACATATCACGCGCTGTGTTTGGGTGAAATGCACTGAGGGCTTTGGATTTTGGCTTTTTCGAGCAATAGCAGTTACTTATGTTATCTGATCTAAGGCGGCTGTGTAGTTATGTCGGTAATTTTTTTCTGGTGTGCTTATATCTTGGTTGTGCTGGCCTGCTATGTGGTTCTCCATTCGGAAATGGTTGAGGCACTCTCTGTAGCAGTGTTTGAGTGTTGATAGCTTCTCAGGGACCTTAATTCTTGAGCTTTCTTATGGCTGGTATTAGCTGCAAGTTAGTGTTCTTTTTCAGAGGTCGCTTGGTGCTAGCTGGTCAGAGCTATATTAAGCATTTCAGCCTGGTTAAACTGCatcgtttttttgtttttgttggagAATTTCGTCTTGCGTGATTTTCTTTTGGTATGCTTGTTTGCGGTGACCGGTGAGCATTGTGTTTATGGTGGATGT is part of the Vicia villosa cultivar HV-30 ecotype Madison, WI linkage group LG2, Vvil1.0, whole genome shotgun sequence genome and encodes:
- the LOC131654019 gene encoding putative ribosome biogenesis protein C8F11.04 isoform X1, producing the protein MASENPKAESALEDSKVEAITKAVDSLLKWHKSRSETEKPKLFEEEDFIYLVLTLKKIPTNGRVNPHKIPIPHSLLSPSSEQCLIIDDRANKPARLTKDEAKKKIQSESIPISKILKLSKLTTDYRPFEAKRKLCNSYDLFFADKTVVPLLPRLLGKQFFKKRKVPVQLDLKKKNWKEQIDRALSSALLFLRTGTCSVLKVAKMSMERDQIVENLAAAMEGVVEVFPKKWGVVRSFHVKLLDSVALPVYQVVPDVRLKIEGVKDLEAALVKDEKKVRDGKDGKKSKKGRIHEIKYMDDRMSEEGDVRSDVDVDVADIDIDDDAVGGGDKLDGDHENGEIESGGIRIKKRKKGVKGKKEALSEAGSVKSLKGSAKRKKKDVLETVNAAEEEGSDKKTKRAALSEAESVKSLKGSAKRKKKDVLENVNVNVNVNAAEEGSIKKGKDKLFTEDAGSDKKTKRAALSEAGSVKSLKGSAKRKKKNVLETVNVNVNAADESSVKKGKDKLFTEDAGSDKKTKRADVKVKGRKS
- the LOC131654019 gene encoding putative ribosome biogenesis protein C8F11.04 isoform X2 → MASENPKAESALEDSKVEAITKAVDSLLKWHKSRSETEKPKLFEEEDFIYLVLTLKKIPTNGRVNPHKIPIPHSLLSPSSEQCLIIDDRANKPARLTKDEAKKKIQSESIPISKILKLSKLTTDYRPFEAKRKLCNSYDLFFADKTVVPLLPRLLGKQFFKKRKVPVQLDLKKKNWKEQIDRALSSALLFLRTGTCSVLKVAKMSMERDQIVENLAAAMEGVVEVFPKKWGVVRSFHVKLLDSVALPVYQVVPDVRLKIEGVKDLEAALVKDEKKVRDGKDGKKSKKGRIHEIKYMDDRMSEEGDVRSDVDVDVADIDIDDDAVGGGDKLDGDHENGEIESGGIRIKKRKKGVKGKKEALSEAGSVKSLKGSAKRKKKDVLETVNAAEEEGSIKKGKDKLFTEDAGSDKKTKRAALSEAGSVKSLKGSAKRKKKNVLETVNVNVNAADESSVKKGKDKLFTEDAGSDKKTKRADVKVKGRKS